GGCGGCCAGGCTGAGCAGGGGTGACAAGTATGGAGATTTATCTTGTCGGTCAGAGTCATCCTTCGCGCAGTTGCTGTTCGTGGTCccaagacaggggcgtagccagaaattttttcgggggggttcaaccatactttatgtatgttcgtgcgtgcgtttgtatgtgtgcgtgtatatatacgcaagcaaaatttaaaaatttcggggaagggTGGAACAGCTGACTGTGTAAGCAGCTGACTtgccgtactcgaatgagcaatGAGCGGATATGGTTCTGGCCCTAGGTGCATCACGCGGACACAGAAGGCAGGCAGTTAAGCTGTTTCAACGCTGGCATCCAGGTACGCGGCCAAGCTCAATGACCATTGTGCGTACATATGAAACGTTCAAAGAGAATGGGACATTTACTACGAAACGGCACAAACCTTCAGTTTTgggcgaggaagtggagagggatatccagtccaagttttctgcagacccctaggCAAGTGTCCATAGTGCgggtgctgaagctggtgtctcgaaATGTTCGGTGTGGAGAATACTAAAGAGACAACTTCATCCCTTCCACCTGCAGCTGCACCAAGCGTTGGAGCCTCGCGACTTCCAGAATCGCACAGGCTTTGCAAACCGGATCCTAATCAAGACAGAAGAAGACTCAGGCTTCGTTAACAAGGTACTTTGGACTGACGAAGCTAACttctcgcgcaatgctcaagtgaacatccacaacgctcactattggagtgacaagaaccctcactgggtttggcaggcgcgtcaccaatatcagtggtctttcaatgtgtggtgtggcatttacggtggtactataatcggacctgtcttcttcgacagcacacttacaggCGAACGATATGTCAACGATATTTTGGATAGACCACTTCAAATATTTCTGTGCGAAGTTCCATTGGCTAGGATTAAAGCTATCTGGTATCAGCATGATGGAGCTCCTGCGCACGGAAGCAGCAAAGCATGCAATTGGCTGGATGAAGTTCTCCCACAGCAGTGgatagggcggcacgggcccattgcttggccagcaaggtctccagatttgaacccccttaatttttttctttgggggtacgTCAAGAGTCGGGTATACcaagcaccaaccacaacatcaggtaatATAAAAGAAAAAGTAAGACAAGTTTGGAACTCCATTCCCGAaaccatggtcaagaacgtcacggaaaatctgataaagagatgccagagttgtattgcagcagatggcgacctctTTGAACATGTTTTGTAATCGCGGcttagggccaaacaacgaaacgttcctttcctcagtaaggaagccttcattttggtgaggccgccttatgtcactctgaaagcttcctcactgaggagccctcggtgaaggcttccttggcgcttcatcagcttaaggttgctttggggctaccttcgtgcgcccttaggtccgctcctggccctgaacgagcgcttcacctcacagctagcccacgtgatgcttgtttccgaggcaaccctcccaccccacctctgcggggagacgcgagcgtgcgtgcacggtgCCCGGCATGACGCCGCTAATATATATAACGCCGCGCAGTAAAAGAAGAAATGGCGTCGTGGACGGACGGGAGTGCGCCTGCCTTCACGGATTTCTTGAACCGCGCTTGTCATTTCGCATTCGGAGAGGTCTACCGGTATTCACCGGCACTGAGGATAGTTCGCGATGCGGTCAACCTCATGGAATTGTACAATGAAGAAGATTTCGCCTTCAGGTTCCGATTCACCAAGGCGTCTGTCATTGCGATCATGTCGCAACTACAGTTGAAAAAGAACACGGACCGAAGGGGAAGCCCGCTCCCACCGCTGCTGAAGGTGCTCATCACGCTTCGGTTTTACGGCACTGGTGCTATGCAGACAGTGGTTGGCGACCTCGTGCGCATCTCACAGCAGTATGTGTCGCGTTCTGTCTGGGAGATCACCCAGGTCATATGTTTGCGTCTGTTTCCCAAATATGTGCGACTCCCCGATGCAGCAGACGCGAATAATGTGATGGCCCGCTTCTACGCAATTGGCCTGTTTCCAGGTGTAACGGGGTGTACAGACTGCACACACGTCCCGATTGTGAGCCCTGGAGGCGAGAACGCCGAGGTCTTCCGCAACCGCAAGGGATACTTCTCATTTAATGTGCAGGTAAAGTGACGCCATCGTCTCATTTGTCTCTTTTCTTAACCTGTTCCATGTGTGTAACTTTTGCGACAGCGTTGTATAGACGCACGTTTTCAAAGCTGTGCCGTTGCTGTAGAAATAGGGTTGCTTTTGTTGCACATGCCCATGGTGAATACACGCCATTCAGGTACCACTGTCTGTTGCTAATTTTTCTTTTACATATGAAACTTACAGCTTGAGGAAGGTACTGTATTGAATGTGACTTTCTTTTTAATCGCCATTTTTTAAGTACCTTAACTCGCGTTGAACATGGTAATGTGATAAGCAGTAATGTCGCACCCATGACTATGTTGTGCATCAGCAACTTTAAGCAAATAAATTTCAGTAAATATGCACCATCAATGCACTGATCTAAATTGCATAACTGTCACGTACGTTGATAAAAACCAAGGGTTGTGAATGCCTGTTGTATTAGCCACTTTTTATCCGGGCACAGTGTGCTTAACAGTTGCATGAGGGTATGTGGTGGTGAAGTgtacatttttaaaatttttcaaGTTGCACACATTGAAACATGGCTGTTGCTTTTGTGTGCAAGTATTTCCAAGAAATGCACAATACTTGATTCACAGGCTATCACTGGTCCCGAGCTCCAATTCTTTGATGTAGTTGCCAGTTGGCCTGGGTCCGTGCATGACACCAGAATATTCACCAACAGCAGAGTGATGGCACTCCACGAACGGAAGGCTGTACCTGGCGTTCTCCTTGGTGACCAGGGGTATGCGTACCTACCATTCCTCATAACACCACTCAGGAATCCTCAAACACGTGCAGAAAAGAGGTAACAGCACAGGCACCTCAGCATGGAAATTATAATAGGTGCGCTACTAGGCACATTAGTACTCGAAGTACTAAAATTGCAGTGTCCCTTATGAAAACTAGATTGAAAACCTGCCGTTTTTAACATAAACGTCAAAATTTCTTGGAACAAATGAAGTACCTGCAACTGTAAAGCCCACtgtaaaaacaaaaagagaaaatgtATTCCTAGACGCAAGCCGCTTAAATTTTAAATTTGCTCCCATACAAGCATACACATTCTTTATTGCAGTCTCTGAACAGGTTTGTTGTCTGCTGTCCCACAGCCCATTCTTTGTTATATCGAAAAGCATGCTGTACCCATGATGTGCACATGCCAATAACACAGGATGTATTAAAACACATTTAAAATGGAACACCCAAGTTCTTGTCTTCAAAAACAAAGAACTGTTTCTTCCTAATAATTGTGATGACGTATCAGTGGCTGTATCTTGACATGTTCACAATTGCTTTTGCACATATAGCTTGTTGCTCATGCATTATTTGCACATTCTCTCGTTTGGTGCAGGTACAACAAAAGCCAGATAAAAATAAACAGTGTGGAGCGTACATTTGGAGTGTGGAAAAGGCGCTTCGCATGCCTACGGGTAAAGCTGCTGACGGACACTGATCGGTCTGCAGCTATCATAACAGCATGTGCAGCGCTCCACAACATTGCCTGTTTGCGTCGGGACCCATGTCCACTCTCTGATGAAGTAGACCCCGACGTTAATTTACCTGACAACCCTAGCCAAGGAGATCCCGACACTGTTGCTCGTGTGCAAGTACGCAGCTGCTACATCCGCCGGTGTTTTTCCTCTGGGAACACACGGGTCCAGTGCAAACCTGAAGTAATCTACATTCAGGAGCTGTTTCAAAAAAATATGTTCCTGCTATACATCGTCTCTCTTCAGTCTGGTTGACTTTAAAGAGTGCTGCATGCATTTATCCAAGCAGTGTTACTTGCACCGCTGTGGCGTTTCAGTAAATGAAAGGTGTACATGACACAGCTCATATCTTCAAATGACTTTATGAAAACTTCAAAACATCAGCTGAACAGGCACATGTACATTCAGACACTACACTTGGTGACATTTAAATATAACATTTGAGACATCTGGCTTGTTATCTCCAAAACAATGTGAAAACAACTGATGACTTAACAACAACTGCAAGAAATATACTTTGATGACTTAGGAACAACTGCAAGAAATATACTTATGCTTGCTGTTGCATGTTAATGTGACAAGTTTCCAAAATATGCTCTCAGGTATTCCTTTATTGAGAGTCTGCTGCCTGCAGCTGTTTTCTTAGGAACGCCTGCTTCACTTGctgtactttttctttttcttttaagatcCGAAGCTTGATTTTGTGCTGGATGTtgcaattttttctttgctcCTTCAAGGTGCTGATTTTGATCTCATGCTCTTCTCTCATACACTGCATTCTTTGATTGTGCTccattttttatgttttttatcTGCTTTTATAGCATCAAGGCGAGCCTCGAGTTCTACGTCGAGTGTGTGCTGCAACAGAGACAGCCTGCCTCCGCGGACATTCCGCACACTTGACCCAGCTGTTGCCGCTTGACTTTGTGCACCTGGCTCAGCAGCTTCCTCTTGGCTCATGTCCGCATCGACTTCGGGATCGTCCAAGCATAACCTATCTTCACCAACCACGGATGGTGTGCAAGAGCTCTGCAGCATTGACTGCATAGCTGCTATGTCGGTTTGGCTGAGTTCTTCTGTTCGGTCTGCAATAAAAGTGTTGTTTCCTCCATGAAAGACAAGCAAAAAAATGTGAGGGCATTACAGGGTGGCAGTGCAGATAAATCGGACAGGAATCTGCATGCATTGCCTCATCACGACAGTGTGTAAGCACAACCGCTTTTCGTGACCTGTGGTGTGCTAGAAACGCTCACGTTGCCTGCAGAGGTTTCTACCTCCGTGGCCTTATTATCGAGTTCGCAGAAGGCGACATACCTTCATCACTGTCAGCTGGTCCATTTTCACAGATCATCCCGTTCAGAATTTCCGACGCGCTTTGGGCTGCTGGCGTGGCAAGCGGGCGGTCGCTGTCGAAAGGATTTGTTACCCGCGTGGTCAGGTGCGGAACGATGGATTCGATCTGCGCGAGCCTTTCGTCCATAGGCGGTGGTGGGGGGACGCCTCCTGCAAATACCCCAAAACTCGTAGCACCGGCGACCTTTTACAGAGAAGGGAAACATACCTGTAGTGAGGACGTCACGAATTTGCTTCGCTTTCTCCCGCTTCCACCTTTGCTTCATGTTATCCCACAGCTTCTTTAGCTGCTTGACGTCCCGGGGCGCACAAAGGGCCTGCTGTTGAATTCCGTGCACAGTTTTTCCCATGCCTTGGCTTTTGCATTGATGGATATTGCGTCCGTACGCTTATTTTCGATGACGGTCTTGTATTTCAGCACAAGGTCCTGGACGAGATCTTTCTCGTCTTCGGAGAAGGGTGTTTTCGCAGGCATGTCTGActcgtgaagcgcgtttagactgacagcgtttaaagaggcgggagtttcagtgttgctagaacgcaccacgttttgcgctcgactacggtggcttttcacatttcgtaatcgcagttggaagaaagcgtacacgcgtctctatattaacacttcaatttggaagtgatgtggtgacccaACATTTTTCTACGgaataaacgcttgtgagcaaagcttatattcgataatctcgaacgcaggagcgcggcaaccattcctcccgcgaggacgggtgaaggcagct
This window of the Rhipicephalus sanguineus isolate Rsan-2018 chromosome 2, BIME_Rsan_1.4, whole genome shotgun sequence genome carries:
- the LOC119383712 gene encoding putative nuclease HARBI1; protein product: MASWTDGSAPAFTDFLNRACHFAFGEVYRYSPALRIVRDAVNLMELYNEEDFAFRFRFTKASVIAIMSQLQLKKNTDRRGSPLPPLLKVLITLRFYGTGAMQTVVGDLVRISQQYVSRSVWEITQVICLRLFPKYVRLPDAADANNVMARFYAIGLFPGVTGCTDCTHVPIVSPGGENAEVFRNRKGYFSFNVQAITGPELQFFDVVASWPGSVHDTRIFTNSRVMALHERKAVPGVLLGDQGYAYLPFLITPLRNPQTRAEKR
- the LOC125757226 gene encoding uncharacterized protein LOC125757226 → MGKTVHGIQQQALCAPRDVKQLKKLWDNMKQRWKREKAKQIRDVLTTGGVPPPPPMDERLAQIESIVPHLTTRVTNPFDSDRPLATPAAQSASEILNGMICENGPADSDEDRTEELSQTDIAAMQSMLQSSCTPSVVGEDRLCLDDPEVDADMSQEEAAEPGAQSQAATAGSSVRNVRGGRLSLLQHTLDVELEARLDAIKADKKHKKWSTIKECSV